The following are encoded together in the Vigna unguiculata cultivar IT97K-499-35 chromosome 2, ASM411807v1, whole genome shotgun sequence genome:
- the LOC114173887 gene encoding probable E3 ubiquitin-protein ligase EDA40: protein MVTGWRRAFCTSIPKDTEPKVLTERKQHCHNNNNDSNHSPKITSKFGFFSNPSTPRCESQPPPTPTLRCRTTSSVPNSPKIQCKTPRLFHNSNPSSPKSPSSFSLFKATLRLSKSRCGICTQSVRSGQGTAIFTAECSHTFHFPCIVKKHPILTCPVCNTSWKELPVLSIHHNDDNNKKTFKVYNDDEPLMSPTSLSRFNPIPESDNEEEEDNNKTEFQGFNVAPLPNLSSSPVIRRNLELSLLPEAAIVAANRNYETYVVVLKLKPPHAPKPPRRAPIDLVAVLDVGGAMSGNKLRLMKNSMRQVISSLRPTDRLSIVAFSAGSKRLLPLRRMTGGGQRSARRIVDALAAIDQSREGTPVKNDAVKKAAKVLEDRREKNGVASIIVLSDIPESRAGNSIHKPSLVSTTRLSHLEVPVHAVRLGDSPHALSDDALAKFVGGLLSVVAQDVRIQLEVVSRSRAVEIAGVYSLAGRPVSLGSGWIRIGDLYAEEERELLVELKVPAASAGSHHVLTVRSSYRDPLTRESLNPVEQAMLVPRPHTVRSSCPKIERLRNLHVTARAVAESTRLAEHNDLSGAHHLLSSARALLIQSSKPEEEFLRWLEAEQAELQRRRQRPMRINSRAEEKVEPLTPTSAWRAAERLAKVAIMRKSMNRVSDLHGFENARF from the exons atgGTTACTGGGTGGAGAAGAGCCTTCTGCACATCCATCCCCAAAGATACAGAACCCAAAGTCTTGACCGAGAGAAAACAACATTGCCACAACAATAACAACGACTCCAATCACAGTCCCAAAATCACTTCCAAGTTTGGATTTTTCTCAAACCCATCAACTCCCCGCTGCGAATCTCAGCCTCCTCCCACCCCTACCCTCCGGTGTCGAACCACCTCTTCAGTCCCTAACAGCCCAAAAATTCAATGCAAAACTCCAAGGTTGTTCCATAACTCAAACCCCTCCTCCCCCAAGTCACCATCCAGCTTCTCACTTTTCAAAGCCACTCTACGCCTATCCAAA AGTCGATGTGGAATCTGTACGCAGAGTGTGAGGAGTGGGCAAGGAACCGCAATTTTCACGGCGGAATGCTCTCACACGTTCCACTTCCCTTGCATAGTGAAGAAGCACCCGATCCTAACCTGCCCCGTGTGCAACACTAGCTGGAAGGAACTTCCGGTGCTCTCCATCCACCACAACGACGATAACAACAAGAAAACCTTCAAAGTTTACAACGATGACGAACCTCTCATGTCTCCTACTTCACTCTCTCGTTTCAACCCCATTCCCGAGTCTGATAACGAGGAGGAAGAAGACAACAACAAAACAGAATTTCAAGGCTTCAACGTTGCTCCGCTTCCCAATTTATCTTCCTCGCCGGTAATCAGGAGGAACCTCGAGCTGTCGTTGCTGCCAGAGGCAGCCATTGTCGCAGCCAACCGAAACTACGAGACCTACGTTGTGGTTTTGAAGCTGAAGCCACCTCACGCTCCGAAACCGCCTCGTCGAGCTCCAATTGATCTGGTAGCCGTGCTCGACGTAGGCGGCGCCATGTCAGGCAACAAACTCCGCCTAATGAAAAACTCCATGCGACAAGTAATCTCATCGCTCCGCCCAACGGATCGTCTCTCGATCGTTGCATTCTCCGCCGGATCGAAGCGGTTGCTTCCGCTGCGGCGAATGACCGGCGGCGGCCAGAGATCGGCGCGTCGGATTGTCGACGCACTTGCCGCGATCGACCAGTCCCGAGAAGGAACTCCGGTGAAGAACGACGCCGTCAAAAAGGCCGCGAAGGTGCTCGAGGACCGCCGCGAGAAGAACGGTGTCGCGAGCATCATAGTCCTATCCGATATCCCCGAATCACGTGCCGGAAACAGTATTCACAAACCCTCGCTGGTGTCCACCACTCGCCTCTCGCACCTCGAAGTCCCAGTCCACGCGGTACGCCTGGGGGATTCTCCTCACGCGCTCTCCGACGACGCTCTCGCGAAATTCGTGGGTGGTTTATTGAGCGTGGTTGCTCAGGACGTTAGGATTCAGTTAGAGGTGGTGTCGCGATCGCGAGCAGTGGAGATCGCTGGCGTGTACTCATTAGCGGGTCGACCCGTTTCGCTTGGTTCCGGTTGGATCCGAATTGGGGATCTCTACGCAGAGGAGGAGAGAGAATTGTTGGTGGAACTGAAGGTGCCTGCCGCCTCCGCTGGGTCCCACCACGTTCTAACCGTACGATCCTCTTATCGGGACCCCCTTACTCGAGAGTCTTTGAATCCCGTTGAGCAGGCAATGCTCGTTCCTCGTCCCCACACCGTACGATCCTCCTGCCCCAAGATCGAACGCTTACGAAACCTCCACGTCACCGCCAGAGCCGTAGCCGAGTCTACACGGCTCGCCGAACACAACGATCTCTCTGGGGCTCATCATCTGCTCTCCTCGGCTCGAGCCCTTCTAATTCAATCCAGTAAGCCGGAAGAGGAGTTCCTGCGCTGGCTCGAAGCGGAGCAAGCCGAGCTTCAGCGGCGCAGACAGAGGCCAATGCGTATTAACAGTCGCGCCGAAGAAAAAGTAGAGCCGCTTACGCCGACTTCGGCTTGGCGAGCCGCTGAGCGGCTGGCTAAAGTTGCTATTATGAGGAAGTCTATGAACAGAGTTAGCGACTTGCATGGATTTGAGAATGCGAGATTTTAG